A portion of the Sphingobacterium spiritivorum genome contains these proteins:
- a CDS encoding ATP-binding protein, translating into MNKHMILIVDDKSENIYSLKRLLESKDFLVDTALSGEEALKKVLRNNYALIILDVQMPGIDGFEVAETLSGFSKTKEIPIIFLSAVNTDKKFITKGYESGGIDYVTKPVDPDILLLKVKTFYRLYEQTLALNETQQALISEIETRKNAEAKLKERVYHLHSTLESLPQIAFTANAEGHIEFVNEKWFKYSLSSETFPKTHPEDKNIWDEWLLAMASSNSLELEVRIKEIDSDIFRFHLLRIIPIREQEVIVKWVGTFTDIDDQKQIEKKKDEFLSIASHELKTPLTSIKAYIQLLERTLSAEENTATSKYLNTVQHQVSKLNSLIADLLDISKIDNGKLKMNKRLFNFENLLSNVVDTIYHTHENSNIKIEREGDLIDQPVLGDEIRIEQVLINYLTNAIKYSPDSKRVIIKTEQENAQIKVDVTDFGIGIPEHKQKNIFNKFYRVEESSLKFQGLGIGLYICSEIIRQHNGTFGIQSQTGQGSTFYFTIPLN; encoded by the coding sequence ATGAACAAGCACATGATTCTAATTGTTGATGACAAATCAGAAAATATTTATTCTTTAAAACGATTATTAGAATCCAAGGATTTTTTAGTAGACACAGCATTGTCCGGAGAAGAAGCACTAAAAAAGGTATTAAGAAATAATTACGCCCTTATCATTCTGGACGTTCAAATGCCGGGTATTGATGGCTTTGAAGTTGCAGAGACCCTTTCAGGCTTCAGCAAAACAAAGGAAATTCCCATTATTTTTCTTTCTGCGGTCAATACCGATAAGAAATTTATCACAAAAGGCTATGAATCAGGAGGGATAGATTATGTAACTAAACCTGTAGATCCCGATATTCTGCTGTTAAAGGTAAAGACATTCTATCGGTTGTACGAACAGACACTAGCTCTAAATGAAACGCAGCAAGCTCTTATTTCCGAAATCGAAACCAGAAAGAATGCAGAAGCAAAATTAAAAGAGAGGGTTTATCATTTGCATTCTACCTTAGAGTCTCTGCCTCAGATCGCATTCACCGCAAATGCAGAAGGTCATATTGAATTTGTTAATGAAAAGTGGTTTAAGTATTCACTTTCATCTGAAACATTTCCGAAAACACATCCGGAAGATAAAAATATCTGGGATGAGTGGTTGTTGGCTATGGCCAGTAGCAATTCGCTGGAACTTGAAGTCAGGATTAAAGAGATCGATTCGGATATATTCAGATTTCATTTATTGCGTATTATACCTATAAGAGAGCAGGAGGTCATTGTTAAATGGGTGGGGACTTTCACAGACATTGATGATCAGAAACAAATAGAGAAAAAGAAAGATGAATTTCTGAGTATCGCCAGCCATGAATTGAAAACTCCGCTCACCAGTATCAAGGCATACATACAACTGTTAGAACGAACCCTGAGTGCCGAAGAAAATACAGCTACAAGCAAATACCTGAATACTGTACAGCATCAAGTCTCTAAACTGAATAGTCTGATTGCAGATTTACTGGATATATCTAAAATAGATAACGGTAAACTAAAGATGAATAAAAGACTCTTCAACTTTGAAAATTTGCTGAGTAACGTTGTGGATACCATATACCACACACATGAAAACAGTAATATAAAGATTGAACGAGAGGGCGATCTTATTGATCAGCCTGTACTTGGTGATGAAATAAGGATCGAACAGGTATTAATAAATTACCTGACAAATGCTATTAAGTATTCGCCTGATTCAAAAAGAGTGATTATTAAAACAGAACAGGAAAATGCCCAAATCAAAGTAGATGTTACTGATTTCGGAATTGGAATTCCTGAGCATAAGCAAAAAAATATTTTCAATAAATTCTATCGTGTTGAAGAGTCCTCTCTCAAATTTCAGGGTCTGGGAATAGGCCTTTACATCTGTTCAGAAATCATCCGCCAACATAACGGAACATTTGGTATACAGAGTCAGACCGGACAAGGATCAACATTTTATTTCACTATACCTTTAAACTAG
- a CDS encoding gluconate 2-dehydrogenase subunit 3 family protein — MNRRDAIQRVALLMGGTIVGANLFLEGCKRPASQDIKKLFEAESIDFIGDLAEAILPKTKTPGAKEAGVGEVIPVIVRDCYTADEQKIFMEGLAAIDTRAKKEFGSEFQKLEKKDQTLFVNKLDKESKEYNGKRKEQDPPHFFTLFKQLTLLTFFSSKLGATEVLRYVKIPGKYDGDYPYRKGDRAWAT; from the coding sequence ATGAATAGAAGAGACGCAATACAACGGGTGGCCTTACTGATGGGGGGAACTATAGTCGGCGCAAATCTTTTTCTGGAAGGTTGCAAAAGACCGGCATCGCAGGATATTAAAAAGCTTTTTGAGGCTGAATCTATTGATTTTATAGGGGATCTGGCAGAAGCTATTTTGCCGAAGACAAAAACTCCCGGCGCAAAAGAAGCCGGTGTAGGGGAGGTGATCCCGGTGATAGTAAGAGATTGCTATACAGCTGATGAACAAAAGATTTTTATGGAAGGCCTTGCTGCGATAGATACAAGAGCTAAGAAAGAGTTTGGAAGCGAATTTCAGAAGTTAGAGAAAAAAGACCAGACGTTATTTGTCAATAAGCTGGATAAGGAATCCAAGGAGTATAATGGTAAAAGAAAAGAGCAGGATCCGCCTCATTTTTTCACTTTGTTTAAACAGCTGACTTTGCTCACTTTTTTTAGTTCAAAGTTAGGTGCTACAGAAGTACTTCGCTATGTAAAAATCCCGGGTAAATATGATGGTGATTATCCTTACCGGAAAGGTGACCGGGCATGGGCAACTTAA